The Caenorhabditis elegans chromosome I genome includes the window TCATTCAACGTTGCTTGATCGGAATTTGAATCCAAATCTTCAACTTTCTTGTGCAATCTATCAATTCTCTGTTGAAGAGTGTTCGATTTGTGATTTATTATCATTGCGTCGTGATAAATCTCTCCGAAGATGTTCTCAGCGTGcttactgcaaaaaaaaatcgataaaattccagttttccgACCTAATTTCCCACCTCAACGAGCTCAATTGTCGTACTAAATTGGCGATTGTCCCATTAGCAGTACATTGAAGCTCATCACGATGGATTGTTGATGGAATTGTGCCTCTGCTGAGGTTTACCGGTGATACCGCCCGTTTTGTTAGAGGCATTGCTGAAAATGTGCAGAAATTGCGGGATTATGTGGGTGGAAATTGCGAGAAAGCGTTAGAATTCACAGAAGATGacttgaaatcgaaaaaaaatcactttcttCCCTGAATAATATGTAAAAATCCATGGATTTAATGGAAATTGGCacgaaaatcgtgaaaaaaattagttaaacataaaaattcacTGGAAACTTCATAAAAGCGAGCAGccaaaatcaatgaaattagTTGGAAAATTCCACGAAAAACTCTAATGTTAATGGTAAACACGAAAATGcactggaaaaattataaaattgagttttttaaacagaaaagccacttttttaataaaattatgcTGAAATTGGTAACTTTACCGGGAAAAATCGCtagaaaacatataaaattgCTTCATTTACATGCTAAACCCacaaattcactgaaaaacttataaaacctaattttccaacgaaatatcataaaatacatagtttttcagcttcaaaattattatttctgtcagaaaatgttttttttcatcggaaaaactgcaaaaaacgaggaaaaaccaataaaatctcatgtttttcaattaaaatatcatTAATCCAGAAATGCGCCAAGGTGCACCCGGGATGCGTCAGCAAACACTCACGAGAAGTGCGCAAGCGAGCGTCTGCACTCTCTCGAATACATACAGTGTCTCGCTGTGATTCAtcggaaatattttcatttccggaaatgttttatatttatttaaatattaatttttttcggtctaaaaaatgatatacaaaacaaaaaatcgatacaggaaaatgcgaaaataGAATgagattgaaatttcaatatttactgttcaaaatattcaaaatatcgtGAAATGGCGAGGTTTCGGAGAGATGGTCCTTTTTATTTATCAATGAAATTGTTctaattctgagaaaaataacaaaatatagctaaattctcaattttcgccAACTTGGTTGTGTCACAGAAGCTAAAATTCATTTCGAATACCGAGCCcgtacagtagtcatttaaagaattactgtagttttcgctacgaggtATATTTCGCGTCAAATTTGTTACGTAATAAGCATTTCACTTTCCCAACAATTGCCGATTTCTTCTCCAAAATATCCCTCCCGTAAACCTACACAAAATCGACCGTAGTGCGGCAcgttcgctgcgagacccgcCGCGCGTTTGGCCTCAATCTTTTTAGGACTGCCAAATTCGATCGAACATTTTTAGTCTGTCTTCCACGCGGAAACACActcgtttttcttcaaaaaaaaatctatcatGGCTTCCCAAGGATTCTCCGTCTACGGTAAGTATAGTAATAAATCGGtggtgaaaattaaatttaaatttgtacaaattttgaatatgatacaaaattctcaaaacttcTGAAACTTTCTCACACTTTTCTTCGATGAACTTTTCTTCGACTTGCAGAAAGTATCGATTTCTGATAATTGTTAGCGTTTTCCGATCGGCCTTCGTTCTCTATGGTTCATTCGTGTTCCTTGACAACAAATCCCGATATTTCAGGTAGTCCCCTTCCACGTGTATAAGTATAACTGAGTCTACTAACTGAGTACCCGGGACCCCACACGGATCGCCACACAATTCTGGAAATGGAGACGCCGTTCGACCACAAAAAGTATGGGTGAAGAGACTTTTCGCACTGTCATGGTCTCCGTAGTCTAGGACTAGGATAGGGTGCATTTGCTCTGTAACAGTGCATTGTGAGAGTTTGTAACTTTCTATATATAGGCCAAAACCTACTATTACCCCCGTTTTgctaatcgatttttttctagttgGAAACGTTCCATACCAAGGAACTGAGGAGGAGATCGGAAACTACTTCGCCGCCGTCGGACATGTTAACAACGTCAGGTAAGAGAACTCAGAAACTCAGAAACTCGGAAACTTTCGATTAAAACCTTGTCAAAACTAATCAATGTCTTCCAGAATCGTGTACGATCGTGAAACCGGACGCCCACGCGGTTTCGCATTCGTCGAGTTCTCCGAGGAAGCCGGAGCTCAAAGAGCCGTCGAACAACTTAACGGAGTTGCCTTCAATGGACGCAACCTTCGTGTCAACTACGCCAACAAGTAAACTGACAACGCCGCCGAGTGACTCAAAGAGATTGCACTTGTGATATACATTCCACCAAAAATTCTATCTTCGTGCATGTTTTTCACCATCTACACTTAAATAataaatctttttgaaaactgaaaacttcgAGCATTTTTTCACAGAGTGCAGGTTTACGGCtcagtcttaggcttaggcttaggcttaagcatAGGCTGGGGCTCAGGCTTCGGCTTTTAGACCTAAAAAAAGATCGTTGCACCATGAGCAAAGTATTATAAAGAAAATTGACTTCAAAGAAACtgacacgtggtgtcaaagtgtcccattttggtttgatcttcgaaaaatgagggaaaagagacgcagacttttcaactgacgtcacactttccTGGGgagaaaattcccgcattttttgtagatcaaaccgcaatgagacagcctgactcCACAGATCCCATCTGAAAACTCATGAATTTAAATAATGATGCATACTTTTACTCTGTTCTGGCTTTGCATCACTTTGAGAGccttttcaagcttttcagaTAAATATTTCCTTGATTGTGCTTGCCTACGAGCCTACGTGCATACACAGAGATTTCGTTCGTACTTTTCTGATTACATCTCGGGATCCGCGGGAGTACTCCACTACTTTACGAGAGAGACCATAGGCTTATCCGTGCTCTGACTTGAGGTGTTTGTCGACACTTGCGGCAGACTCCGAGAAGGATTTAGACTAGAAATACGATAGGTATTATAGTTTTCCAGTctggaaatttgcatttttctggtTCATTACGACTTGATgagcttgaaatttgaatagtttcagataaaacatttatttaaagaaaaaattaaaaaattaacataaacGACCTGCTAACATTTTTAAGcaacgttttaaaatttgattacaCAACACTCAACTCTGAAAACGAAAGATATGAAACTGTTTCTCTTCGAATTGGCTCAGGAGCTTCCAGGGGTATTTCACAATTCTCTGAAGCATGGATATCCGCACCTACAAGAGGAACACGACTTATCACAAAATCCGAGTAGCTGATATAAAGTGTCCATATCCAGATATACGGAATGTAATACACAAACATCacgttttgatagattttgaaaacgatTTGGCTTTGCTCATGAGCTATCGATAAAACCATTGCACCAAGCTGGAAAATTATGGAGAATCCAATAATTATCGAGGAATAGATAGCAATTGACACGGATTCTATATGGATATTTGGTTTGATCGTCCATTTTATCAGTAGGATTATAAGCATGGCAATATTGACAAGGTTATGTAGAACATCGAATGTTTCTATATCAAAAGTATGAGTTGAGTTGATTTTAACCTTTGAGATGTACAacgaaaatccaattttcaaaaccaaaagcCCTACTATCAACGCAAAAACTATTTGGCTTTTACTTAAACAtaacgttttgaatttgaaaatcaaaaagaataGTTGAATAAATATACAACTCATTGTGATAAAACCTAGCTGTTCGATAAATAAATGCACTATCAAgaacaaaagtttttggaaaaccagGGTATTGAATATTGAATTGATAATTAGGTTGATTAGGGAAATAATTGAGAAGACGGCCAATGTATGTTGTGCCGTGAATGGGATGAATTGTTAGTACTGAaaggttgaaaatttgagaaatattatAACGGGATCTTGAATCAAGGGCTTGGCAGGAGTCGGCTTAGGCTtgttaggcttagacttaggattacgcttaggcttaggcttaggcttaggcttagactatggcttaggcttaggcttaggctaaggctaaggcttaggcataggcttagtcttaagcttagctttaggcttaggcttaggcttaggcttaggcttaggcttaggcttaggcttaggcttaggcttaggcttaggcttaggcttaggcttaagcttttGGACcctacagtgctggccaaaaagaaaTCCacttttatttagttttttaatgattttgaaattttttccaacgaGTAGAACTCCAGAAcgaaaaatgttatgaaaaaattttcaactggtaAAATATAGCCCGTGATCAGGTCTATgtgttttcacattttataaTCATTCACAAAAATCATGACAAGTAatgaagcggccgacatctcgtaAGTCTTTTTTGATCATGATTACGTAACCGACTGTACTGTACTGTATATGCCGTTGGCTACCGGACACGGCTACGAAATTTGAAGGCCGAGCTTTTAACACAATACCTGATTCAGGTTGATAACCCACctctttatttttgattttattcacATACAGGATTATTGATAAGATGGGAAACCAAATATGAAACAGTGTTCCAGGAAAACTGGCAGAAAATAGTTCATATGTGTTAATAATGTCAAAAGTGGAGTTCATGGCTCTTGGAGCAACTAAAatgaatattcattttcattcgTATGAAGGTGAAGAAGCTTGAGTTGCAAAGCAGGTGATTATTATTTTGCAGGTGAAGTTATAGGGTGCTGTAGATTCTAAATCGGTTTTGCTTTCATTTTTGGCTGCAATTTTCCCTTCGAGACCCTGCTTGGAGTACTGTGGCACACCAATTTAAAGTTCAAACAACATATTCGTCATTCCCTTTCTCTAACTGTCTACATCTCTCTCATGCCTATCAGCTGTCTGCTTCtgtgtgtctgcgtctcttcagtTCTCACATTCTGTCTCTGTTCGTTCCCAACAGATGTTAGAACGAGAGAGATTGCGTGAAAAACTGGGCGCAGAGAAAAATACGGAGAAACATTTTGGCAGCACGAGACGCCAGAACAGAGATTTGCGCAGACTAACacttttcggtcatttttatttttacttttgtaTATTTGACGGAGATTCCCAATTTCTGTACGCCTATGTTAGGCTAAggtttaggctttggcttaggcttaggcacaGTCtaaggtttaggcttagggcTTTGGGGTTTGGGCTTGGCGCTCGGGGCTTTGCGTTCAGAGCTTTGGgacataggcttaggcttaggctaaggctcaggtttaggtttaggattagacttaggcttaggcttaggattaagctttggcttaggtttaggcttgggcttaggcttaggcttaggcttaagctcaggtttaggcttaggctaaggctttgGCCTACAGGGCCTAACCTCAATTCTGACCTATTTCCTTAAGTACTCCTGCCCCATATAATTACGAaacatttcgtaaatcgacacacacTTGCGATGACAATTCCCGCCCACTGTCTGTTCCCTTCTGAGTACATAAGAATGATTTCACTTTTGACCATTTGCTAGCCGCTTGGCTGACTTTAATGGAGAGGgccggatttttttttggggaaaattttcgatatttagGACACCATTCGAATTacgaaactaaaatttttgaccaaagaaatgttttttggatttcgtaatttccaaaaaaggaaGCAAGTTGTTATACCTATAGTTGCTATATTACTgcttctgaaaactttgaaaagagCGCAGACAACGAGAGTACTCTCACTGTTTGCATCACTCATCCTATGTTCAATTGGCAGCAACTCCGCGAGttttgaagatatcaaaactttttcaactacGAAAATattcagcttaaaatttcctatattttgctaattagcaattttttacaTTCTCTTCTCTCTACAAAGATatattagtttgaaaatgccacccattttttcaccaattttcgaAACTGTTGAAACTTTCTATAACTTTtaccctaattttttttcataaaaattgcgaaatagGTTCCTCCTACttcaccaatttttccaaaaaaaaagggcaTTTAAATGGAAACCAAGTTCTCCCTTACCTTTTCTCCATTTCCTTCCGGAACTTTtcgctttctttttttcattttttttgttgtttttttttgtttttcgtttcAAGTTCAGTTCTATGAATATTCTAAACCTACtcccataaaatttgaaaaaagttcaaaaatttcttgttCTGTATACTGTTGGACTGCtagttttcctgtttttcagCATTCTATTTTCTGATCGGAATATACATGTTTGTACCGGATACCCCCCATGACGCAAATCCGCCAAAAGAAAActtatcttttttatttttagcatTTCTTCTgttagtttcagttttttctagaCCTCTTTTAGCTTTTTGGTGGTTTggagaatttattgaaaaatttgaagtttgttAGTTTTGTTGTTGgcattcggcaaatcggcagtttgccaatttgccggtttgccggaagctttcaattttagcaatttgccaatttgccggaaattttcaattgtggcaacttgccaatttgccgatttgccgggaatgtttaattttgacaacttgcagatttgccggaaagtttcaattttagcaatttgccaatttgccggaaattttcaattgtggcaacttgccaatttgccgatttgccgggaatgtttaattttgacaacttgcagatttgccggaaagtttcaattttggcaacttaccgatttgcagatttgccggaaaatttcaattttggcaacttgacaacttgcagatttgccggaaagtttcaattttggcaacttgccgatttgccgatttaccggaagtttttaattttggcaacttgccgatttgccggaaattttcaattttggcaacttgccaatttgcagatttgccgaaagtttttaattttggcaacttgccaatttgtcgatttgccggaaatttttgattttggcgacatgccgatttgcctttttgccggaaatttcaattccggcaatttactaatttgccgatttgccggaagtttttaattttggcaacttgccaatttgccgaacattttcaattttggcaatttgccgatttgccgatttgccaaaacttttcaatgttggcaacttgccggtttgccggaaaaatcttTTGCCGCCCGCCCtgatttcaaattcattttcatttttttaaaaataaatttcaattattccaataattgtatttttataaaattccacTCACTACTTCCTCTTggcatttcgaaaaatcttttgacattttcagaaactagCTACAATTTCTCAGTGAAAATTGTGTGCTCCTCCAAAACAGCTATATCTCGAGAATAGTGGCAGCTGGCAAAAAGTAgtcaactaccaaaatatagaaaattttaagcaaaactTTTTGTCAATTGACTATTTTTTGATACATCTAACTTCCACAGAGATATGTCCCGTTTAAGTTTCTATGTTCCTCTGCAATGGCTTTTTGCGTTTGAACGGgtgtaaacttttttgtggtAAAAGCTACAAAAATGCTATCAACTACTTAGTTGTGTAAAAATAtctaataaacattttcttagttgacgattttttcataactttaacCACCGCCGAGATATAGGGTAGTCCATACTTATGGGCCACCCTGGACACACTAATGGCCCACACGCTctcttcagattttttgccgTAACTCTTTTGCGATGAAcgctacaaaaatgttttcagttaacaaaatgtataaaaatatctactaaacattttgttagttgacaatttttttataactccAATCTCCACCGATATATCCAccgaaaatgccaatttttcagcagaacacttttttaaaccTCCTCAGCtcgttccaaattttctatttatatAATCTACGTGCTGCTCATCCTACTTTTAAACTTTGTGACGTAGTTCTGTTTACTCTCTTTCTCTCGCGCTCTCCGCACTTTTTGTTATGTTTCCTCAGCCTCACGGGGAGGGCATGATGAGTTAAGGAGCAGAATGACTGAGGTGTTGGAGAAGTTtaggatatatttttttgaatggaaattgtgttttttggtcaactttttattttagttttaaattacCTCCTTAGACCTAGCTTGCTattgttaaaatatttaaaacctaataaaacaaattttgccagttaaatttttttgaagtttttatctGCAAACTTAAGAGCTAGTATGCTTGGAACAACTACATTTTTCCTATGGTAGGAGTTATAAACATCCTAAAGTGAGCATTTTACCAATTGACacctttttgatatctctgaCCCCTCACGTAGATATAGTAGTTTTGAAGATAATCTGACTTAGTGTTATTAGTGGTATTAGTGTGCCCACACCGGAGTACAGCTTATTTCAGTACGataatccaacttttttgatctaaaataGATATAGAAATGTAGTAAAATGTTTGTTCTATTTGAAAGTAATATTTAtgtttgttgaaattttgaaaaaaatctgaaatagtACCTGAAAGTTGCCGTTTGTCGAGAAACTGTGCCGAAAAACGGcacttttttggcaaacggCATCTTTCAGACATTGTTTGAGGTCTTTTGAaagcttttcaacaaaaataaaagttattttcaaatggaacgaaccttttttttacatttctatattaaattgaataaaaaaagttggtttatCATAGTGAAATAAGCCAGCTTTGtgcgtttgccgaaaaaatttgcGGCACAGCCCTGGCCTACACCTACCCAGCTTTGAATGACTATATTCTTTTTTTAGTAatgattacaaaaaatataatctaTGCCAGTAGATTTATCATTATATGGTACACATGTTGTccgttgacaactttttgatatctctcaCCCCCGTGGAGATAAGAGCGCAGACAATTGGAGTACCTCCCTCGGTGCattctactttttcaatcttCCATAACTCCTCAACgggttaaaataaaaaaaagttattgactaacaaaatgttaaacttaaatttttctacattttcacagttaataactttttgatagctcttaTCATTGTTGAGACAGAGCGCATACAATTGAAGTGCCTCCCTCTGTGCATACTACTTTTTTAATCTCCCATAACTCCTTAACGGTTTaacatacaaaaaagttattaattatcaaaatgttAAGCTTGAAATTGTCTATATTTTACTagttaataactttttgatagctcttaTCATTGTAGAGATAGAGCGCAGACAGAGCGCACCTCCatgtgtttttcaattttctcccaATTCTAGTAGGATTAGGGGCCCAATACCAAAGTTTTTCGGGATTAATCCTTTATCCcctcttatttttattttttataactcaTGATAATATGATAATGAAATATATGTGCAACATTTTGTTATGACCTTCCTCATTATCACGTTTTGTTGTGCGGTTCCTGCTGCTCACGGAGCCCTGATAAAACgtcattgaaaaactttgaaaatcattcgaattttttgttcttcttgtTGTTATTGACACTAGTGTGTGCTCACCGAGCCCCTCTCACGCATACATTAAACTTGTGAcgccagaaaatttcagaataaatgaTAATGATGAGATCTACACACACACGTGCCAGGGTCCCTTTATGCTGGAATTTGTAAGAATCCATTTCCCTTATTGCTTTCCTTTCTGGTGACGTAAAAACTTTGCCATCACCGGATATTGTGACGATGTACGTATGCAAAGATTAGATGCTCCGATTTTAAGATTTCTAGTCTAAATATCTAGGAGAGCTTTTCTAATATTAGTAGTTGACCACAGCGATTTGATATTTTATcccttattttttaatttttaacgtaACTATATGATCTGCAACTCGTGCCTAAAAAttaaagcggccgacatctcacgggtagCTCCTTTGACCCAGGTGAGGCCTACCAGTCGCTGTAGTTTATCCAGTGATATTCTAAGTTCAAAAACCCATAGATCCTCTATAATTCtaggtatcaaaaagttgtcaactacaaaaatatagaaaatttaattttctatactTTGTTAGTAAAACACTTTTTATAGCTCTTACCGCAGAAGAGTTATTGCTCTATGaaaatcctgcaaaaaaaaaacctcaaaacagATTAGcggaaaattctataatttagGCAAACACTCATGGCTGGTatctagtttttgttttgaaacgaCCCCGTCTCTGCGGGAATTGCAGATACTAAGAAGTTGTTAACTAACAAgtaatagaaaaatttaagtttaacattttgttagttggcatcttttttgtatttcgaACCATCAAAGAGTTATGGCAGTTTGAAATTATAGAGTGCTCCGAGGGCATGTATCTCTCTCTCCCTGTCTGCGCTCTATCTCCACAGGGGTGAGAGGtattaaaaagttgtcaatttacaaaatatagaaaaattttaacttaacACCATTAAAAAGTTGtgcttatttgaaaatattaattctgctcaaaaaatccaaaaacttcCGGTCCACaaacaaaatcaatattacCACCAGCCATGTATCATCACGATATCACCAAAGTCCCATTAACTAGTGTGATGCATGTTACGTCAGAAAAAAGACCGTGAGATAGTGTGAGAGTGtgcagagaaaaagagaggaaaATATCTCAATGCCTCGTGGGGTGGTGCCGTCGAAACGGGCGTGCGCAAGAGAGAGACAGAGAAACATAGGTAGCTGAGAAGAAACTTATCACACACTCGTATTATTATCTAC containing:
- the R06C1.4 gene encoding RRM domain-containing protein (Partially confirmed by transcript evidence), which codes for MASQGFSVYVGNVPYQGTEEEIGNYFAAVGHVNNVRIVYDRETGRPRGFAFVEFSEEAGAQRAVEQLNGVAFNGRNLRVNYANK